The genome window atacatattttttttctgctTATAATGTTCCCAGAACACACACTTTTGACTAAAcactgtaatatttattttaaaccaAAAAGTCAAATATTAGGCATCTTCATTCTAATAAATAGTAATACTAATTAATGCACTATATTCGACATTATTAAAACAAACTCGAATTAATACAAAATAACACAGACATATGTGCAACATTCGCGCGATTTGTTTCATTCTTTTAGAACATTACATCCGCAAACACACATTCTGTTTCATGAATGCTCGAATAACAGCGCTTAATGCAATGTTATATTGCGAAAAGCAAATGCGAAAATAATGACGTCATTAAGATGTATATTAATTAAGCACACGGtcttaattgactgcatggtctGCCACATTCAAGTTACCTCTATGAATCTGCAACTTCCACactttaataaaaacaatttacggTTTTAAAGAACTTTTAGATATTAAATAGGTATTGCTGATAATAAATGAACTAATAATGTACTGTTTATTTTTAATTGGAGACGTTTTGAGGCGATTGTTATGAAACAAATTCCCGTTTTACAACTAAATTGTAAACGATAATAAGCGTGTAGTTTTTTAACAAACGAAATAATAATGACATGAACTAGCCTTCTTTTAATATGCCGGCCCGTCCTAATAAATCCAATTCTTAAGCGAGACGTCCTCTCGGTTTATGTCAACTGGAAGCTCCTTTTTTCGACAACCCGTCGAGGCATCACCAGCCCGCCAAAGCCTTAAAGCGAGTCAGCGGCCGGGACTTTGCCTCTCGTCCAATCAGAGCAGAGCAGCCCTCGGCCTCATCCAATGGGAGGGCCGCGCGTGCAGGTGGTCGCGCTGTTATCAGAGGCTGACTGGTGACGGCGCAGGAGAGTCCACGCTCGCTTCTCTTCTAAAAGCCCACAAAACATCTCCAGACTTCCCGTGACTTCGGCGCCCCGGGAGACAGTTCGGAGAAGTTTCCAGGATAACTCcattaacttttgtttttttattccctacttttttttttttttttttttttttttgatccgaGCGAGAGTGGCGGTGACAAATGTTAGCGGTGGGGCAGATGGAGGCTAACCGGCAGAGTGCTTTCGTCCTGGGCAGCACCCCGCTGGCGGCGTTGCACAACATGACCGAGATGAAGACGTCCATCTTCCCGTACGCGCTGCAGCACAGCCCGGCGGGCTTCAAGGCGCCGTCGCTCTCCAGCCTCAACTCGCATTTCGCGGGCGCCACCCCGCACGGGATTAGCGACATCCTGGGGAGACCGATCACCACCGCCGGCCAGCTGCTGTCGGGCTTCCCCAGGATCAACGGCCTGGCCACCAGCGCCGCGGCGGCCGCGGCCGGGATGTACTTCAGCCCGGCGGTGTCCAGGTACCCCAAGCCGCTGGCCGAACTGCCCGGGAGGGCGCCCATCTTCTGGCCGGGCGTGATGCAGGGCTCCCCCTGGAGGGACCCACGGGTGCCGTGTCCGTGTAAGTATTTTATCTTCATTTTTATATGCGAAATGTTACAAGCATCCATACATAACAAATTATTGAAATGTGGATAACAAAATACTGATATTTATGCTTTTTAGCATATTGTTTGTTTCTAACACATTTCTAAATATTATAATGTTTGGCCATATTTACaccaaataaatgttttaattaaatgtattaatttctcatcattattattaaattacGCCTTAAAATAAATGCAACTAAAATGCAAACATTTGCAGTgtgattaaataataaataagggGGATGTTTATCATTATTTGACATTATTGTTATGGTTTAATGCTTGCATTTTATGTTGGAACTTTGCACATTTgatttgtatttgagttttgtttttcattataATTTAATTGTCATATTTGGCATTATTTTTATGGTTTAATGCTTGCATTTTACATTGGAACTTTGCACATTTGAGTTATATTTGagtttgtttttcattttaatttaactGTCATATTTAGCATTGTTTTTATGCATAACTTCTCATCTTCCtctctttgcttttttttttttttttttttacagctcagTCCAGTTTAATGAtggacaaagatggcaaaaagaaACATTCCAGACCTACTTTTTCTGGACAGCAGATTTTTGCACTGGAAAAAACCTTTGAGCAGACCAAATACCTGGCGGGTCCAGAGAGAGCCAGGTTGGCCTACTCCTTAGGAATGACAGAGAGCCAAGTCAAGGTAAGGCCTGCATAGGATTCAAACTATAGCAACCTCTGCAGCAGACATTTTTTGTCACttggaaatttgaaaaaaaacaacttgttatgcaaaacaaatgtccactgcagaggacactagtgccatgtattaatattattattattattattgttgttgttatttgctGAGCATGGCCTTCTGCTTCCACCAGGTCTGGTTCCAGAACAGGAGAACTAAGTGGCGGAAGCGACACGCGGCAGAGATGGCCTCGGCCAAGAAGAAGCACGACTCGGAGACGGAGAAAATGAAGGAGAGTTCGGACAACGAGGAGGACGACGAGTACAACAAACCGCTGGACCCCAACTCAGACGACGAGAAAATCACGAGACTCTTGAAAAAGCACAAAGCCGGCAGCAACTTGGCCCTCGTCAGCCCCTGTAGCAACAGCTCGGACACTTTGTGATAGCCGCCACCTTTCTTAAAGCTGCAGTCCGGAGAGAACTCGCACTCTTTGTGAGCCCATTTCCACCTGACATGAACAAGAAGAAGACTCCAGGGGACAAACTGCTGACTTGTGGAGTTTTACgttgaaaaaaaaccaaaccatGAACTTGTGTCATTCTGCAGATTTGGGGACCATTTTGAAACATTCATTTCCTGTCACATATTATTTGGACGTTGGGAATTTTATGCACATCTTTTTTTGACTTGTTATTATTTTTGATGAACGGAAGCAACACTGATCCGGATGTTTCAAATGTCAGGTGTGAACGGGCTCTGATGCTTCTAAAGCTCAGTTAAAGCAGGGTACCCACTGTCCTAAAAGGCGAGAGAGGAATTGAAAATACGTACAGCCAGattgtattgtatatattttttacaaataactTATGTTGCGGAAGAAGACTTTTATTCCCTCCTCCATGCGCTTATTTCTTCACAAATACATCCACTCATGCTTCATTTCTGCAACTTCTTCCTTTTAAGTCTGCACACACTTGAAGATGCTGTAAATATGCggtgtaaaaaaaactgtaattgaCACACTTGGGAgagcattttttgttgttgctttgaaataatattattgCTTATagaggaaggaaaaaaaaacaacactttgtatcataaataaattatttaacaAACTTttcttttaatatggtttctgtcttAATGTATGGGCTTAATATAAATTAAAGACACATTCCTGAAATTCCTGAATGTCATTATTGGTAATGTAAGTTAGATATGAATATGGATTAAAAAAGTACATTATATTCATGCAGTGTGATTAAAAATAATCTTAGATTTTCATTAAACTAATATCCTTTAATAAGGTTCATTTTTTAGTTTAACGACTTTTAAAGGCAATTTTATTGCACAGGCTCTTAATGTTCAACAAATAGTTCTTTTAAATTAACAGCAATATTTCAAAATGACAGAGATTAGAAATATGAGttgaaatgtaaatatatatatatatataaatatatatattttgaagttGAGCTTTTATACTTTAAGGAACTGCAAAAAATGTCCACTAATTTGCTGCCAAATTTATGTTTATGAAAAAAGAGCGTTAGGCCGAGGCATTGAGGCGCGCCCCCTCTGTGTGTCATAGAGTACTGCAGCCTCATTAATGCCGCCATAATGAAGCCCTTATTAGGaagcattttttttacaattaaaaataaacttAACTTGTtcgttaattaaatattcaaattcATTTTATTGTGGTATACAAATAAATAAGGGACATTTTGATTTTCTACAAATAATTTAACAATGCTTTTATTGTTGATTCATAAATTATAATTATCTAAAATGAACTGTGTTATTAAATAAGTGACTTTTTGCATTTCTATAAATAATTTACCACTGGTTCTCTACAGTAGACAACATATCTGAAATAAATATATTGTGATATGAAAATAAACAAGGTGATATTTTTAACGTGAGTTCCATATGGTATTATTGCTTCAGAAAATATCacttaacaattttttttaacgcaTAAAAAGATGTGAATTAAATTAGTATTTTATTTCAGTGAATACAAAAtaatttgttttgcaatattataattTCATATAGAAAAGAAGCGTGACAAAGAGGTGAATATCTCTAATGTTGTTTATTGCTTGACAACTGCATCACTTATAGAGGCCATGCAGGCCGTCCACAGGGGCTAAGGAATCAAATCTCTATTTGCTTTTCAGAAGAAGGAGTGAAGGAAAACTGCGTCTTATATCCTAAAGTCAGCTCAAGATGAGCAGCAGGAAGAAAAAACAAGCATGTTTTTCCCCCACCTTTAACATTTCTaatcacaacaaaaaaaaaaacataaaatcatTGAGTTGTGATTTTTGAAACAATCTGACAAGTGAACACAGGTAGTGTAATAAAGTCCAtccagaacaacaaaacaatcatgtACAAATACTCTGTTGTTGTTGCAGGCTACATGGAACGCAAATAAAAGCAGAttcttatttagagttttttttttaaacatatcatTTTTACACTTCATTTCTGTATACTTGGCACCATATTGCAGTAACAAAATTGGCAACAAAAATGATTTCTTTTTTCTAAAGGATACCCACGCCTACCTAAAATATTACATTCAGAAATATAGAAATAAGTTAAGAGTTAAGAATAACAATGCAATAAAGTGAGATTGCTCTATATGATCTTATACACTTTTCATGGTTCTATGGCACGGCTTAAAACATTCTTGGACAGGCGATAATTCTCCCAAACAGCATTTGGTAAGGAGACAGATAATCTTATCTCTTTAAAAAGTATAGAAAATAAAATGAGACTGATGCGTCaggcaaacaaaaacaaaaaactctgacacacacacacacacacacacacacatatacacacatatacatacatacatacctatatactgtatatatatatatatatatatatatatatatatatatatatatatatatatatatatatatatatatatatatacatgtatatatatacatatatatatatatatatatatatatatatatatatatatatatatatatacatgtatatatatacatatatatatatatatatatatacacttgtataaatacacacatatatatatatatatatatatacttgtataaatatacatatatatatacatatatatatatatatatatatatatatatatatatacttacatgtataaatacacacatatatatacttacatgtataaatatatatatatatatatatatatatatatatatatatatatatatatatgtatatttatacatgtaagtatatatatatgtgtatttatacatgtaagtatatatatatatatgtaaatttatacaagtatatatatatatatatatatatatatgtgtgtatttatacaagtgtatatatatatatgtatatatatacatgtaagtatacatatatatatatatatatatatatatatatatatatatatatatatatatatatatatatatatatatatatatatatatatatatatatatacgtgtatttatacaagtatatatatatatttatatacagtatatatatatatgtatatctatacatgtaagtatatatatatatatatatatatatatatatatatatatatatatatatatatatatatatacacttacatgtatagatatacatatatatatctatacatgtaagtatatatatatatatatatatatatatatatatatatatatatatatatatatatatatatatgtatatctatacatgtaaatatatatatatatatatatgtatatctatacatgtaagtatatatatatatatatatatatatatatatatatatatatatatatatatatatatatatatatatatatatatatatatatatatatatatatatatatatatatatatatatatatatattcatattaagATATTGTGAGACTTGTTGTAGAAGCAGTAACCTCCCTAAAGTTATACTGTACAAATAACTAACAATATAGACACACATCTTATTTTGCATTGCACGTATTTGTCTTTAAAACACTTACATGTGTGCACACAAGTTTGTGTAGCAGGACTGATATTTGTGTGAAGATTTAGAGTTTCAAGGCCCATCCAGCGTCCATCCtcatcttctttttttctttccccAATGCAGGGGTTAGGGAAAGGGGGGTTGCTGGGGGGGTTGGGGGTTGCATGGCAACGGTGAGGTCAGCGATGTGTGTCTTGTCTGGAGCCGGGCCCTCGCTCTCGGGTGCTGGTCCACATTTCAACAAGTGTTTTATGGAGAGGAAGGGGAAAAAAGGGGGAGGTTTCAATTGAATGAAGTGTGAAGAGGACAAGTCAGCACTGCTGGAAAGTTTGTATtggttcttcttcttcagtgtatGCTTGTGGAAAGtgcgtgtgtgagagtgtgtgtgagtgtgtgtgagtgtgtgtgtgtgtgtgtgtgagtgagtgtgtctctctctctctctccttgtgTTCTCACAGAGGCGCTTCACAGACTATATTCTCCCCCTTTTGGCAACAATTCCCTGTGGGGTGAAAGAAAGGAAACGTcttaaactaataaataaatacataaataaatacatatgtcaaGCTTACTGAATGCAAGCTCAAGTTTGTGGTTTCAAGGTTGTGCATTTTAAGTCGTTATGTGAGCGTGTCACACTTACATGGACAAAAGCATTGGAGCACAGCTCTTTATTGAATGAAATGAATGTTTATTGTTCTGCTCATCAATACATTTTAAACGCTCTAAAGCGGTTTTTATTTTGAACGGTCCTTTCCGTTAAAAAAATTTGCATGGGAAAATAAAGGAGAGTTTCCGAAAATGATGTTGAAAAGACCTGATTGCCTGCTGTAGTGCAGCAGTGTCAGCATAAACTGTGCAGCTTGGCCAGGatttttgttaaatttttttcaaCAGGAATGCGTCGTGAAAATAAGGCTGCAAAATGGGAGTTTGGTGGAGAAGAACTTGAAGCCCAAGTTTTCTTATCAGTCCATAAATAACATGACCACATTGTTGACCACACATTAACTTGGAAACTGGAAACATTCTGTACAAGACAATAATAACTTATTATAAAAACTATAAGTAGCTACTTTCTTCCCAAGCGtttaaccctgcggcttatacggcCAATCTATGgagttttcttcgctaacggctaaATGTTGGGATTGGACTTAGCGAAGAAATCCAACAATGTACTGCtatgatccaatttaagaaactgttcaaacacaAAGTGTTTCCAAagaacaaggaagaagaatcatgacaaacatcttgaaccttattaaaatGGGGGAAAAGAGACATCAATGACTTTTCAATTTTGTTTGATCAGCGATTTTgctggcaccgtttggaaacaattaagatatataaataaacatttaccaaaTCTTTCTATGTAAATGTCTCATTtcacaatatactgtacatatctgCAGCTTAAAGTCCGATGCGGctagtatataaaaaaaaaaaatccttctagAATTTAGTGGCTACTTCATATATATCGGTGTGGTTTATAGTCGGGAATATAAGGTAAatcctagggatgtaacgatatcaaaaTCTCTTGGTACAATATTATCAATTATTATTAGACCCACGGTACgaaattattgtggtatatgtccaaaaaaacctaaaaatgtaacAGTGTGTAAAATGAAATGGCAATAATGTTTAGgatcagggtctctgcaggtttcaacaagtcaaatttaagacATTTTAAGACTGTTTTAAGaccatcttgaaaataatttaagaccCTTTCACGACCATACGGACAAAAATACAACGACAAAGTAAAATCTGAAGTTACGTTttagcgtcctcaaaaatcgaaacatttcaaagcgagactgaagtttatgcatgttttaaataaaagtaacgtcAATAGATTTTTAAGGCTTTCAAAAACGTATTTAAGACCTTAtatgagattttaggagaattttagacaatttaaggccttaaattcaaattattggatttaagacttttttttagactttttaagaccccgcgGACATCCTGTAGAATGAACACACTTACTGtagttgaacacaaacataatgttcatatgttctaatcatattattactacaaacaatatatatatatatatattagggctgtgaatctttgggtgtcccacaattcgattcaatatcgattcttggggtcacgattcgattcaaaatagatttttttttttcaattcaacacgattctcgattcaaaaactattttttcccgattcaaaaggattctctattcattgaatacataggatttcagcaggatctaccccagtctgctgatatgcaagcagagtagtagatttttgtaaaaagcttttataattgtaaaggacaatgttttatcaactgattgcaataatgtcaatttgttttaactattaaatgaaccaaaaatatgacttattttatctttgtgaaaatattggacacagtgtgttttcaagcttatgagatgcgatgcaagtgtaagccactgtgacactattgttccttttttttattttttataaatgtctaatgataatgtcaatgagagatttttaatcactgctacgttgaaattgtaactaatattgatactgttgttgataatattcatttttgtttcactacttttggtttgttttgtgtcgtgtttgtgtctcctctcaattgctctgtttattgcagttctgagtgttgctgggtcgggtttggttttggaattggattgcattgttatggtattgctgtgtattgttttgttggattgattaataaaaaaaaaaaaattgaatcgattttttcccacactcttaatatatatatatatatatatatatatatatatatatatatatatatatatatatatatatatatatatatatatatatatatatatatatatatatatatatatatatatatatatatatatatatatatgtatgtataataatatactttCAGTACTtaagtgtctttaaagtgacaatataaacatccagtgtaacaaaTGTAAAACAGTTATGTTCacgttagtgtctttcaactctTAATTTCAGAGAAACAGTGTCCTCTGTTGTGGACATTTTATATCACTTTGGAAAATGCTGATTTACATAAAAGTTAGCGGACAATTTAAcgttaaataatgtaaatacctgaCAAATTGATGCTTGGCCTCCTTggcattaaatatatttttcggGAGAAGGTTTATCAAGTATCCTGTCATATTACTTGTGTTCCCTGCAGGGCAGTGTCACCAAACTTATTTTAAACCACGAGTTGATTctatgttattgaaaaaaaatgcgGGTTAAAACCACAACTTCTTCATGCGTCGTCTTGGAAACACTCCAGATGAAGGGGCCAACTTTTCCTTGCagcagggtttgtttgtctgtctgttaGCAACATAAGTCACAAAGTTATGGATAGATTTGAAAGAAAACTTCAGGTAATGTCCAATAAAACAATCCTTTCTTTCTCCTTTTCCCACTCACCGACCTCGCACACTCGCGCTACGCAAGGAATTCTAGgtaatgtagtttattttcacaCAGGCCAGCAAAAAACTACACTGACCAAGTTTTAATTTTGTACCGTCACGGTATTATTGTGATGATTTGGATACGGCATTATTTAGAATACTGTTAAAGCCCTAGGAAATAGGGAAGACAATGAGTATTTCCACTTAGTGCCTAAAAGCGTTCACTTTGACAAATACGATAACATACAGCGATGGTGGTGGTAGAAGACCACCCTCAATCATCGCCATCTTGGCTACGGAGCGGAAGAGGACGGACTAACTTGAGCCcgcaagtttcactgactcacgggtaCTCAAATCCCACAAGCTTCATCCACTCATATGTATTCAAAACCCGCAAgcttcactgactcacaggtacTCGAAACCCACGAGCTTCGCTGACCCGAGTTATCGACAAGCTCATGAGCGTCACTGAGTCATGTGTACTCGAAAGCCACAATCAACAAGCTCCATTGACTCATGAGTACTTGAAACCAGACAGCTTCACTGACTCACACGTACTCGAAACGCACAAGCTTCACTGACTCATGAGTACTTGAAACCTGCAAGTTTCATTTACTTACAAATACTTGAAACCTGCAACTACACCaactccatccatccgtccattttctaccgcttgtccctttcggggtcgcggggggtacactcagctgcattcgggcggaaggcggggtacaccctggacaagtcgccacctcatcgcagggccaacacagatagacagacaacattcacactcacattcacacactagggccaatttagtgttgccaatcaacctatccccaggtgcatgtctttggaggtgggaggaagccggagtacccggagggaacccacgcagtccgcCAACTCACAAGTCCTAAAGCTTCATTGGCTCATAAGTTCCTGTATACCAATTAGTGAACAGGCTTTATTTTGGAAGAGAAGATGGTTACTTTTGCACATTTTTAATGTGTACAAACTTATTTTATTATGATATTGTTAAATCCTACTGTAAGGTTGCAGTATTGTTCGGATTGTTATTTGCTTTTACCGAGTGACTCCAGTGAATCGATTACCAGATTCACTTCAAGGAaacggggcagcacggtggtacaggggttagtgcatgtgcctcacaatacgaaggtcctgagtagtcctgagttcaatcccgggctcgggatctttctgtgtggagtttgcatgttctccccgtcactgcgtgggttccctccggcttcctcccacctccaaagacatgcacctggggataggttgattggcaacactaaatggtccctagtgtgtgaatatgagtgtgaatgttgtgtgtttatctgtgttggccctgtgatgaggtggcgacttgtccagggtgtaccccaccttccgcccgaatgcagctgagataggctccagcaccccccgcgaccccaaaagggacaagcggtagaaaatggatgaatggacgtcAAGGAAACGGAATCGAGTTTTCCTGCCACTATTACCAGTCACTTACAAAGTACAACTTTTCAGAATAAGAGTCTCcaaataaacatgaataattcTTAACATTTCTCAAATCAAATAATTTATAGTCAGTACATTTCAATATGCACACTAAGTATGTGTGGGGTTTTATTGACGTTCTTTAATATCATTTTAGTCACAATGACAGCTGTGTTTATTTTATAAATAACATTTGACTAACAAACAAATGAGCTATTATGGCTAACCTGCACATGCTGATTTGGAAACTACAGTTAAATTGGCACttaagtagtatatttgtatatacacacaagtatACTTGCTGCCATGTTTATGGTAATATTCACTTTATATGCAGAATAGCAACATCTTGTACTTGAGTGTTTCAGATAGTAAAGTAAAGCATCTTTCACATTGATGAGTACAATGATCAATACATTTCCAAGACATATTTTCAGTGTGTCAATGCTTTTGTCCATATATCGTATTTGGAAACAATCCTCTTCAAATGGGATTAGTGTGTCCAAAGTGATTGAAACGACaaaataaagaataatgaataAAGATAAGAAAGAAAAATGAATATTTACCACGACATCACTGCACCACACAACACTTGTGCTTATTTGCATTAGGTTTACCTGCCCCCGCTGTTATTCGGAAGGACAGGAAGACAGGCTGGCGGGGGGCAGAGACAAATCACAGTTAGAGGAGCACAAACTAGCCAGAAGAAAGCAGTTCCTGAAGACTTTATTATGAAAGTCCTGTTCGACAAGTGGAAGCTCTCGTTGCCGCCGTGTGACTTAGAGGTTAAACTCACATACCAGAGGCCGTGTGTTTTGGAGCCCGTGCGCTAACAATATGGGACATTTTTTAAACATAGCCGACTGGGATTTCAGCACCAGTGTGTGGCTGAAAGGTGACGGCCGCCGCAGTATGTGCCTGCTGGGGTCACCTCGCATACACACGCCAGCGCCTATGTCACACCGAGTCCTGATGAAAGACCCGACTTGAGGCGCCTTTTCTTTCAGCGCGAAGGCTGATGTCTGACAGGGCGCACACTGAAGCGACCGCTTCACAGGGTGGGGCTGCTCGTCTTACACTCGGCTCCTCTGCAATACATTTGTTAGCAATATATGTCATACAGTATCATCGATACTGGAAATACTGTAAGTCACATGGCAGACGTCAGCACCACTGGAACTTAATGTGGACTTTCActcatgtacacatgctaacctgtTTTTAATCTAATTTCAACACTATAAAATGTACATGCGCTGTACattttatatgttatatatatatatatatatatatatatatatatatatatatatatatatatatatatatatatatatatacacatacatacatacatatatatatatatacatatatatatacatatatatataacataaaaattaaaattaac of Entelurus aequoreus isolate RoL-2023_Sb linkage group LG09, RoL_Eaeq_v1.1, whole genome shotgun sequence contains these proteins:
- the nkx6.2 gene encoding homeobox protein Nkx-6.2, producing MLAVGQMEANRQSAFVLGSTPLAALHNMTEMKTSIFPYALQHSPAGFKAPSLSSLNSHFAGATPHGISDILGRPITTAGQLLSGFPRINGLATSAAAAAAGMYFSPAVSRYPKPLAELPGRAPIFWPGVMQGSPWRDPRVPCPSQSSLMMDKDGKKKHSRPTFSGQQIFALEKTFEQTKYLAGPERARLAYSLGMTESQVKVWFQNRRTKWRKRHAAEMASAKKKHDSETEKMKESSDNEEDDEYNKPLDPNSDDEKITRLLKKHKAGSNLALVSPCSNSSDTL